One window of the Acetonema longum DSM 6540 genome contains the following:
- a CDS encoding flagellar protein FlaG, whose translation MEMLAAKMTDAALSYSSAKINTGSGSTRPGSTAVAGVKVDILSGPEPAVENKAVAAEAVEPSREQLDQVVEEMTGIMKLLNTDIKFELHEGSGRWIVQVVDTKENKVLKEYPPQKLLDTIAAIREYVGLLLDEKV comes from the coding sequence ATGGAAATGTTAGCTGCGAAAATGACTGACGCCGCCTTGTCCTATAGTTCGGCGAAAATAAATACCGGCTCCGGCTCTACCCGTCCCGGTTCCACCGCCGTAGCAGGGGTAAAAGTAGATATCCTTTCCGGTCCGGAACCTGCTGTGGAGAATAAGGCCGTTGCGGCTGAGGCTGTCGAACCGAGCCGGGAGCAGTTGGATCAGGTAGTGGAAGAAATGACCGGGATCATGAAGCTGCTGAACACCGACATCAAGTTCGAGCTCCATGAGGGCTCCGGCCGGTGGATCGTTCAAGTGGTGGATACCAAAGAAAATAAAGTGCTTAAGGAATACCCGCCGCAAAAATTACTGGATACCATAGCGGCCATCCGGGAATATGTGGGTCTTCTTTTGGACGAAAAAGTTTGA
- the fliD gene encoding flagellar filament capping protein FliD → MANRIFGLSGSGMDVDQMVKDLMKARRTRYDAMYQKRVQLEWKKTDYTTMYTAIKDFDNINSDFQLQSKLTPKKVVSSNDSQVAVTALADSANINHSIEVIQLATGVTKSSTDGAGTASAIGSTVNKNTLITQLGLTAADLKDTDGDGVPDPVSITISDGTNEKTIEVDLTKSITEMVSQINNAGLNIKASYDTSLDMFFLSTTKTGADAAIKVTEDTVDTAGTKTLLGDLLKLGTMDGTSATGSAGQNAKVKLDGINMEFSSNTFTVAGITYTAKTETTSPVSVTVTPDIDQTVANVKEYVNKYNELLAKLYGEINEKKYSDFLPLTDAQKSEMSESEIKQWEEKAKSGMLSRDSTLRGLVEKMRSVFSSTIGGVSGDYRTLSSIGITATSYVTSDGGVNSLSLKEGGLLSVDETELKKALEKDPDIAQKLFATKSDTTGNNGFSVKLNLVLDDTVKSLQEVSGGSTLSMDNSNLGKQITRYNEQLDAMLKRLEQEEERYYKQFSAMEVAISKLNQQSSWLSQYSSSGN, encoded by the coding sequence ATGGCAAACCGTATATTTGGCTTAAGTGGCTCCGGCATGGATGTTGACCAGATGGTCAAGGACCTGATGAAGGCCCGCCGGACCCGATATGACGCGATGTATCAGAAACGAGTGCAGCTGGAATGGAAAAAAACCGACTACACCACCATGTACACGGCGATTAAAGATTTTGACAATATCAACTCCGATTTCCAGCTTCAGAGCAAATTGACCCCGAAAAAAGTAGTATCCAGCAATGATAGCCAAGTCGCAGTTACGGCTCTGGCTGATTCCGCCAACATTAATCACAGCATTGAAGTTATTCAATTGGCCACAGGAGTCACCAAATCGAGCACTGATGGGGCTGGTACTGCTTCAGCCATCGGTTCTACTGTAAACAAGAATACTCTCATTACTCAATTGGGCCTGACGGCAGCTGATTTAAAGGATACCGACGGGGACGGAGTTCCTGACCCCGTTTCGATTACCATCAGCGACGGGACTAACGAAAAGACAATCGAAGTGGACCTGACTAAAAGCATCACTGAAATGGTCAGCCAGATCAACAATGCCGGTCTGAATATCAAAGCGAGCTATGATACCTCGCTGGATATGTTCTTCTTGTCTACCACGAAGACCGGCGCCGATGCGGCGATCAAGGTCACCGAGGATACGGTTGATACTGCCGGCACCAAGACGTTGCTGGGGGATTTGTTGAAACTCGGGACCATGGATGGTACCTCAGCCACAGGATCGGCCGGCCAGAATGCCAAGGTTAAACTGGACGGCATAAACATGGAATTTTCTTCTAATACTTTTACTGTAGCCGGCATAACCTACACCGCCAAGACAGAGACCACGTCCCCCGTCAGCGTCACGGTAACGCCGGACATCGACCAGACCGTGGCCAATGTAAAGGAATATGTCAACAAATACAACGAATTGCTGGCCAAACTTTACGGCGAGATCAATGAAAAGAAATATTCCGATTTTCTTCCTCTGACCGACGCACAGAAATCGGAGATGTCGGAAAGCGAGATCAAGCAATGGGAGGAAAAAGCGAAAAGCGGCATGTTAAGCCGTGATTCTACCTTGCGGGGTCTGGTCGAAAAAATGCGTTCTGTTTTCTCCAGCACCATTGGCGGCGTGAGCGGCGACTACCGTACCCTTTCTTCCATTGGCATTACCGCCACATCTTATGTCACCTCGGATGGGGGAGTCAACAGTCTTTCTCTTAAAGAAGGCGGTTTGCTGTCCGTTGACGAGACAGAATTGAAGAAAGCCCTGGAAAAAGATCCTGACATTGCACAAAAACTGTTTGCAACCAAATCAGATACCACGGGAAACAACGGATTTTCCGTGAAGCTGAACCTGGTCCTGGACGATACGGTGAAAAGCCTGCAGGAGGTAAGCGGCGGCAGCACGCTGTCCATGGATAACAGTAATCTCGGTAAACAGATTACAAGGTATAATGAGCAGCTGGACGCCATGCTGAAACGGCTGGAACAGGAAGAAGAACGGTATTACAAGCAATTTTCCGCGATGGAGGTCGCCATCAGCAAACTGAATCAGCAGAGTTCCTGGCTCAGCCAATACTCCAGCAGCGGAAACTAA